The Virgibacillus sp. SK37 region CAAGAGGAAGAGCGAAAAAGATTATCCCGAGAAATCCACGATGGGATTGGACAGAATTTGTACAGTCATTTAATTACAATTAATCGACTAAGTACAGCGGTTAACCATCCACTTGTAGAACAAATGACAGAGGAAGCTACACAGCTAATTCAGGAAGTGAGAGACTTTTCATGGGCGCTTCGTCCATCTGTACTTGACGATTTAGGGTTAATACCGGCCATTCGATCTTTCCTGAATAGATACTCTGAAAACTATGGGGTGGATGTCTTTTTTGATTGCTCTTTACCTTATCGACTGGATAATAATGTAGAAATTACTGTATATCGAATCATTCAAGAGGCATTAACAAATGTGCGTAAGTATGCCAATACGGACCAAGCCTCTGTTGTTATTCGAGAAGATGAAAAAAGAATACGTGTAGTTATTGAGGATAAGGGGGAAGGTTTTAATCCAGAGGCGCTATCTGAAGGGGTCGGATTGATCAGTATGGAGGAAAGAGCCCGATCGGTAAATGGCCAGCTCTATGTTAAGTCGCAGAAAGAACAGGGCACAACTGTCATCCTGGAGGTACCGGTGTAAAAAAAGAGAGATGAATTGGTTTCATCTCTCTTTTTAGTGTTTTAATATGCCAAGAGGCTCTAATATATTAATCGGACACGTTTATTTAATTAACGTACCTTTTTTGATTTGGTCGTATAAGAAAGGGTTTATTTGACGTGATAAGTTAGTAGAGAGACGCTTTTTGCTAGTTACAAAGCAACATTGGATTGGTAATATTATACTTGTCCTGGAAAAAGAAAGATGCAATATAAACGTGTGAAGTTATAAATAGCTAAGGGAGGGACTTCATAAATGACATCTTATGCTCGTATTAAATTCCCAGCAGGATTTTGGACAGGATTGCATCAATTAGGAATTTCCTCACATGAGGTAGTTCGAAAAGCTGGACTACCATTAACTATTATTAATGAACCAGTTGTCACCGCCTCACAATATTTCTCTATTTGGCAGGCCTATTCCGATATCATGGGTGACACTGCTGAGGCTATTATCAAGTTAACGACTGGTTTCGAAACAGTTCATTTTCCTCCAACTGTTCTAGCGGCTTACCATGCTCGTAACTACCGTGATGCACTAACACGAATGGCTCGGTATAAGCGTCTATGTCCCCCTGAAAGCTTACTAATAACAGAGGAAGGCGAGAATTGTACTATTAAACTAGATTGGCTGCATACCGATCAACCAGGTCCGCCGATGTTAACTGGTATTACGCTTGCATTTCTATTGGAGTTAGGACGCAGGGGAACTGGCCAACCATTAATGGCGAAATCCGTAGAACTATCCGATTTAATGGGCGATGTCAAGTCGCTCGAAGCTTATTTCGGGTGCCATGTCCAAATAGGTGGAAATTTTAACAAATTAACGCTCCACAAAAGTGACCTTGATCGCCTCTTTGTCTCGTATAACGCAGAATTGCTTGAAATCCTGACGCCTTCATTAGATCAATCGTTAAACGGGTATCAAAATAATAAATCTATTACGGAAATGGTTAAGTGGATGATGAAGCGCAGCCTTGCCGGAGGTGACTCTACCCTTGATCTGATTGCAGGAGAATTAGGAGTAAGTAAACGCACCTTGCAGCGTCGTCTCCATGACGAAGGAATAAACTTTAATCATCTATTGGCACAAGTCCGGCAAGAGGAGGCTCGAGGATACTTAGCAGATCCCTCACTTGATATTGGTGAAGTGGCTTTCCTTGTTGGATATGAAGACCAAAACTCATTCTATCGGGCCTTTCGACATTGGGAAGGCGACACTCCATCAAGTTGGCGCACAAAACATTTAGATACAAACTCAATAAACTGATCTTGCTTTTAACTATATTTGCAAAGGAGAAATATATAATGGATATGGGATTAACCAATAAAACAGCTTTAGTTACAGGTTCAACGAAAGGAATTGGTAAAGCAATTGCAATAGAACTTGCCAAAGAAGGTGTTAATGTCCTTATTAATGGAAGAGATTATGAAGAAGTTGAACGAATTGTAAATGAAGTAAAATCAGATTTTCCGACTACCTCTCCTCAAAATGCAACTGGAGATATTGTGGATAGTCATCAACGAGAAGTTTTGTTCCAAAAATATCCCAATATAGATATTTTAGTTAACAATATGGGTATTTATGAAATTATGAATTATGAGGATGTTGAGGATGAAGTATGGGAAAAATACTTTCGGACTAACGTTCTGGCTGCCAATGGATTATCTAAATTTTATTTACCTAAAATGTTAAATATTGAGTTTGGCCGGATAATCTTTATTGCGAGTGAAGAAGCAGTTATGCCTTCAGGGCAAATGCCACAGTATTGTATGACAAAATCAATGTTATTATCATTGTCAAAAAGCTTATCTAAATTAACAACTGGAAAAGACGTTACAGTTAATACAATCATGCCAGGTCCAACACTCTCTGAAAACGTGCATCAAATCATTGAGGATATGTACGCTAATAAAGATATGACTTTTTCAGAAAAAGAGAAAGCATTTATGAGCGAAAATCTGCCTCACTCTGAATTACAGCGATTTATTAGACCTACTGAAATAGGCCGGCTAACTACGTTTGTCTGTAGTCCTTTCTCATTAGCATTTAAAGGGTCTCCGCTCCGTATGGACGGTGGACTGGTACCTACTATTTTTTAGTAGTTATTATTAGAATTATAAACGCTATTACAAAACAAAACGTATAACAATATTATAAGATAGAACGGCAATTTTTACCGGCTGTAATTATTTTGTCGAAGTATGTTGCATTTATATAGAAATGGTAGTATGATAAACACCTGCAATATATTGCATACAACATATGAAATGCAACTGGGAGGAATAAGCATATGAAGGAAAAGCTATCATTCTCATCTTATACGGTTATAGGGGTTATGCTATTTGCACTGTTCTTTGGGGCAGGTAATTTAATTTTTCCGGCACAACTTGGTCAAAATGCAGGTACAAATATGTGGCCGGCTATTATAGGGTTTTTAATTACTGGTGTCGGCCTTCCACTGTTAGGAATTCTGGCTATGAGTATTTCAGGAAGCAATAATCTTCAAGAGCTTGCCAGTAGGATCCATCCTTTATATGCGACCATTTTTACTTCTATGCTTTATTTAACCATTGGGCCGTTCTTTGCGGCGCCTCGTACAGGTACGGTTGCTTATGATGTTGGTATATCACCATTTGTAGGAGAAAGTTATCAACAAGTTGGCTTACTAATTTTTACTTTGCTATTTTTTGCGAATACCCTTTGGTTTTCGTTGAATCCAGCAAAGATTGTAGATAATGTAGGGAAAATTTTGGCACCAGGCATTGTTATTCTAATTGTGGTTTTATTGGCAATGGTTGTTATAAAGCCAATGGGCGTAACAGAGCCGCCTGAGGAAGGATATAGAAGTGGTGCCTTTATTCAAGGCTTCCTTGAGGGCTATAATACGATGGATGCTTTAGCATCATTGGTTTTTGGAATTATTGTCATTAAGGCAATTCGAGCTATGGGGGTAACCTCTAAGAGAGGGATTCTTATAGCCTCTGCAAAGTCCGGGCTTGTAGCGATTACGTTATTGGGTGTTATATACGTAGGTATTGCTTATTTGGGAGCAACCAGTGTTTCCACTTATGGTATATTTAGTACCGGCGGACCTGTATTAAGCAGTGCTGCATCTCATTATTTTGGAATGTTAGGCACGGTTTTACTTGCTATTATTATTACACTTGCTTGTCTGACAACAAGTATTGGGTTAACCACAGCATGTGCAGAGTATTTTCAGCAGTTATTCCCGAAGTTCAGCTATAAACAGTTCGTTGTTTTTTTCTCTGTTTTGACATTTGGGATTGCTAACTTTGGTTTGACGAATATTATTAATTATTCTATACCTGTACTCATGTTCTTATATCCTTTAGCAATTGTGTTAATGCTACTAGCTTTTTTATCACCTATTTTTAAAGATAAAAGATTAGTCTATGTTTCTGCAACTATAGTTACATTTTTGGTCAGTGCTATTGATGGATTAAAAACATTATGTGGAACATTGGGCATCGACTACTTTAGCTGGATGGTTCCGATTATTTCCTTTTACGAAAATGTTCTCCCGTTATATGAACAAGGACTTGGATGGCTGCTTCCTGCTATTATAGTTATCCTGGTTACAGGCATCGTAGCACGTTTTCAAAAGTTAAATACCGTTCAAGCCTAAAAAACAGATACTCTGACAGGAGTATCTGTTTTTCTATTCTTTATTTAACAACTGAAATTCTTTTATGGTGCGCAGCCAGTTTTCTTTCATGATTGGTGCTAGTTTTTCTGGAGAGCCTTCTTTCATAATTTCAATTATTTCGGTATGTTCTTGTATGGATTTTTCAGTAAGAATAATAGAGTTATGAAAGAATAATCTTCTGACATGTGCTTGCAGAGAAGCGACCATGGATAGAATATATGAGTTATTTGCCGTATCAACAATAATCTGATGAAACTCTTCATCTATTCGAAGTGCATTATAATAATGTCCTGAACGAATAGCTTCTGCAAATCTTTTATTTGTTGATTCCAGTAAATTAATTATTTCATCTGTTAGATGTGAAATCGCCAGCTCTGCAGATAAAACCTGGAGGGCTGCAAGAGGAGGCAGAAGGTCTTTAATCTCCTCTCCTTCTACTTCGGTAACCTGTGTAGCTTTACCAGGATACATTTTTACAAATCCTTGAACTTCTAATAGTTGTAAGGATTCACGAATAGGAGTCCTGCTTACGCCTAAAGCCTTTGCAAGTTCGTTATCGTTTAATTTTTCACCTGGCTGTAAAGTACCATCAATAATCCATTGTTGAATTTGATTGTAAGCGCCTTCCTTGGCGGATTGGCGAATGGGTTTAGAATGATCAGAAGGAATTGGCATGAAGTGTCATCCTCTCATTATATGTAGGTATATAGTATTTAGTATACAATAAAATAGGGATATTTGATATATTAGTTGCTATATGAGGTTCATTCAACTTTTTCTATATAAAGAAATGAAGTTGGAAAATGAAGTAAAAAAAAGATCGCTCACTACTTGGGGTAGTGAGCGGATATTATTTAGTAAGGTTCAGCGTCATGGCCTTTCTTAATTGCTTGTTCTGGTGCCTTTTCTGCATCTTTAACGCCGAGTGGATTCTTACTTGTTCCATCTTTTGTTGCTTCTGCTAATCCTTCTCTAAGCCGACGCCCATATTGTTCGTCTGCTTCTTCTGCAAGCTTAATCATTTTGTCCTGTATTTCTTGTTTACACTGGGAAAGATCACCAATTAGGTTTCGCAGCAGCTCGTCCTTCTCCCAATCCTCAAATCTACGGTATGTTTCACCTGCTTGCTTTGTATTGCTTTGTCTGTCAATAGACTCCCTAACTAAATTGCCTTTGATCATAGGGCGATATTCAGTGCCAAACTGCTCTGCTTCTTTTAAACCGCCTAACGAGGAAGGCTCATAGTTTACATGCGGATTTTGACCTGGTGCTTTATCGTTTTGGTAGCGTAGTTGTCCGCCTTCCTGGTTTGTCGCGACACGTTTTTTGGAAGCGTTAATTGGTACCTGAAGATAGTTGGCCCCTACACGATAGCGTTGTGTATCCGAATAGGAAAATGTCCTGCCTTGAAGCATTTTATCATCGGAGAAGTCGAGCCCATCAACTAAAACCCCTGTACCAAATGCTGCTTGCTCTACTTCTGTAAAGTAATTTTCCGGGTTCTTGTTTAAGACCATTTTTCCAACAGGCAGCCAAGGAAATTGGTCCTCGGGCCATAGTTTTGTATCATCTAATGGATCAAAATCCAATTCTGGGTGCTCATCATCACTCATTATTTGGACAAATAACTCCCACTCCGGAAAATCTCCCTGCTCAATCGCGTCATATAAATCCTGTGTCGCATGATTAAAGTTAGTTGCCTGAATTTCACTTGCTTCCTCAACGGTTAAGTTCTTAATTCCCTGTTTGGGCTCCCAGTGATATTTCACCAGTACAGCTTTTCCTTCCTTATTAACCCACTTATACGTATTTACCCCGGAACCTTGCATCATACGGTAATTTGCCGGAATTCCCCATGGTGAATAAACAAATGTTACCATATGGAATGTTTCTGGTGAATTTGCACAAAAATCGAAGAACCGCTGGCTATCTTGAATATTGGTTACAGGATCTGGTCTAAAAGCGTGAATCATATCAGGAAATTTCATAGCATCACGGATAAAGAAGATTTTTAGATTGTTACCGACAAGATCCCAATTGCCATCTTCTGTATAAAATTTGACCGCAAAACCACGAGGGTCACGAACTGTTTCAGGTGAATGATTTCCATGAACAACTGTTGAAAAACGCACAAAAACAGGTGTCTGCTTCCCTTTGTCCTGAAATACTTTTGCTCTTGTATACTTGGAAACAGGTTCTTCACCAACCTTGCCATATGTTTCAAAATAACCATGAGCACCTGCACCGCGCGCATGTACAATACGTTCCGGTACTTTCTCGCGATCGAAGTGACTTATCTTTTCAATGAAGTCATAGTTCTCCAATGTAGCTGGGCCTCGATTTCCAACTGTGCGTATGTCCTGATTGTTCGTCACGGGATGGCCTTGTCTCGTTGTTAAGGTATCCTCATTCTCTATGTTCGTTTGATTTTCATTCTGTTGGTTATGCATTATTTATATCCCTCCGCTATTTTTGATGTACTAACCCTTTTTATTGTTAACTAAAGGGTAACTTTTATCCTTGTTTCGAAAGAATAGGTCAGTCTGTGGTCTGATAGCACCCCCATCATAGGTAGGTTTAAATAATTGGTAAAGACCAGCCGACAAACGGACGAAATTCGTAACTGAAAAAGATAAACTAAGTAGTAACAAAATAACGGAGGGAGCACGTGTGATGATTAATATAAACTTTGATCTGTATAAGAGCATAGCGGAAGTGAGGATGGAACATAACTTTAAATGGAAGGCGATCGATGGGAGACTTCTAGAAGGATTTGTTAACCTAATGGCAAGATAATAGAAATATACTAGTTGTCGGTGAAAAGACAAAAGGATTTAACCCTTCCTCACTAGCATCAAATAGGAATCTACTCGGCCAAGGTCATATTCCCCCCATCTATGAATATACTGGTGGAAGTTATTTATTGAGACGGGGGTTATCAATTACATGTCTTGGGAGTCTTTCTATTCATATGACAACATCATTCAATTATCCATATCTGCAACTATATTACTTTTGTCTTTTTTACTTAAAAAGTATTTAGCTAAGTATGTGTTTCTGGGTTTATTAAAATTGGGGCGAGGGAGGTTAAATGGCTTTTTCGCCCAGTTGCGACTATCATTTGAAAGACCGGTACAAGTACTTATTTTTATCACCGGGGTTTACATTGCTATAAGATACTTTCCTTATTTTTCACAATCTAATCCCTTCTTTTTGCACGTGATAAGATCAAGCGTGATCCTTATGATTGGTTGGGGGTTGTTTAATTTATCCTCTTCTTCATCAACACTTTTCTCAAAAATAAACGAAAAATACAATATGAAAATAGATAATATCCTTATTCCGCTCTTTTCAAGGGCCTTACGCTTTATCATTGTAGCTATTAGTATTAGTGTCATTGCCCAGGAATTCGGATACGACATTA contains the following coding sequences:
- a CDS encoding AraC family transcriptional regulator, encoding MTSYARIKFPAGFWTGLHQLGISSHEVVRKAGLPLTIINEPVVTASQYFSIWQAYSDIMGDTAEAIIKLTTGFETVHFPPTVLAAYHARNYRDALTRMARYKRLCPPESLLITEEGENCTIKLDWLHTDQPGPPMLTGITLAFLLELGRRGTGQPLMAKSVELSDLMGDVKSLEAYFGCHVQIGGNFNKLTLHKSDLDRLFVSYNAELLEILTPSLDQSLNGYQNNKSITEMVKWMMKRSLAGGDSTLDLIAGELGVSKRTLQRRLHDEGINFNHLLAQVRQEEARGYLADPSLDIGEVAFLVGYEDQNSFYRAFRHWEGDTPSSWRTKHLDTNSIN
- a CDS encoding SDR family NAD(P)-dependent oxidoreductase is translated as MDMGLTNKTALVTGSTKGIGKAIAIELAKEGVNVLINGRDYEEVERIVNEVKSDFPTTSPQNATGDIVDSHQREVLFQKYPNIDILVNNMGIYEIMNYEDVEDEVWEKYFRTNVLAANGLSKFYLPKMLNIEFGRIIFIASEEAVMPSGQMPQYCMTKSMLLSLSKSLSKLTTGKDVTVNTIMPGPTLSENVHQIIEDMYANKDMTFSEKEKAFMSENLPHSELQRFIRPTEIGRLTTFVCSPFSLAFKGSPLRMDGGLVPTIF
- the brnQ gene encoding branched-chain amino acid transport system II carrier protein, with the protein product MKEKLSFSSYTVIGVMLFALFFGAGNLIFPAQLGQNAGTNMWPAIIGFLITGVGLPLLGILAMSISGSNNLQELASRIHPLYATIFTSMLYLTIGPFFAAPRTGTVAYDVGISPFVGESYQQVGLLIFTLLFFANTLWFSLNPAKIVDNVGKILAPGIVILIVVLLAMVVIKPMGVTEPPEEGYRSGAFIQGFLEGYNTMDALASLVFGIIVIKAIRAMGVTSKRGILIASAKSGLVAITLLGVIYVGIAYLGATSVSTYGIFSTGGPVLSSAASHYFGMLGTVLLAIIITLACLTTSIGLTTACAEYFQQLFPKFSYKQFVVFFSVLTFGIANFGLTNIINYSIPVLMFLYPLAIVLMLLAFLSPIFKDKRLVYVSATIVTFLVSAIDGLKTLCGTLGIDYFSWMVPIISFYENVLPLYEQGLGWLLPAIIVILVTGIVARFQKLNTVQA
- a CDS encoding GntR family transcriptional regulator produces the protein MPIPSDHSKPIRQSAKEGAYNQIQQWIIDGTLQPGEKLNDNELAKALGVSRTPIRESLQLLEVQGFVKMYPGKATQVTEVEGEEIKDLLPPLAALQVLSAELAISHLTDEIINLLESTNKRFAEAIRSGHYYNALRIDEEFHQIIVDTANNSYILSMVASLQAHVRRLFFHNSIILTEKSIQEHTEIIEIMKEGSPEKLAPIMKENWLRTIKEFQLLNKE
- a CDS encoding catalase, which codes for MHNQQNENQTNIENEDTLTTRQGHPVTNNQDIRTVGNRGPATLENYDFIEKISHFDREKVPERIVHARGAGAHGYFETYGKVGEEPVSKYTRAKVFQDKGKQTPVFVRFSTVVHGNHSPETVRDPRGFAVKFYTEDGNWDLVGNNLKIFFIRDAMKFPDMIHAFRPDPVTNIQDSQRFFDFCANSPETFHMVTFVYSPWGIPANYRMMQGSGVNTYKWVNKEGKAVLVKYHWEPKQGIKNLTVEEASEIQATNFNHATQDLYDAIEQGDFPEWELFVQIMSDDEHPELDFDPLDDTKLWPEDQFPWLPVGKMVLNKNPENYFTEVEQAAFGTGVLVDGLDFSDDKMLQGRTFSYSDTQRYRVGANYLQVPINASKKRVATNQEGGQLRYQNDKAPGQNPHVNYEPSSLGGLKEAEQFGTEYRPMIKGNLVRESIDRQSNTKQAGETYRRFEDWEKDELLRNLIGDLSQCKQEIQDKMIKLAEEADEQYGRRLREGLAEATKDGTSKNPLGVKDAEKAPEQAIKKGHDAEPY